The Arachis ipaensis cultivar K30076 chromosome B07, Araip1.1, whole genome shotgun sequence genome includes a window with the following:
- the LOC107609539 gene encoding mitogen-activated protein kinase kinase kinase 2, with amino-acid sequence MASSTSTWVRGKCVGRGAFGTVNVAVTKSDGYVFAVKSVDLITAPTAQIEALENEIRILRLLPPSPHVITFLGDDVTCERTNGASTFRNLHLEYMPRGTVADLDPADVDERLVRRYASCLVHALRHLHALGVVHCDVKGRNVLVSDDGGAVKLADFGSAAEYSGESCVGSRGSPMWMAPEVVRREYQGPESDVWSLGCTVIEMVTGKPPWEDRGADTLSRIGYSSELPEFPTRLSELGRDFLEKCLRREKSERWSCDQLLQHPFLVGEGSIKVLESSPRCVLDWVDSGFDSDEEEGEMNWEGECVSSAKGRICKLATGIGANWETQGWIVVRALASESDEEATIITEATGNGEEGVVSEFGNDVARVESGIEVGACGEYSDFCGRTGEKVGRVKWERRKNKRLVWRRWKLHRQGGGCGNKWENELDKNGIKGIFTIYSLHCKIFNLYYYLIFSVFIINKLCLSSTLNCFTVCDMENSLNIRKN; translated from the coding sequence AtggcttcttcaacttcaacgtGGGTTAGAGGCAAGTGCGTTGGAAGGGGCGCCTTTGGCACCGTTAACGTGGCGGTTACAAAATCAGACGGTTACGTTTTTGCAGTTAAGTCCGTCGATCTTATAACGGCTCCGACGGCTCAGATTGAAGCTTTGGAGAACGAGATTAGGATCTTGAGGCTCCTACCTCCCAGTCCTCACGTGATCACTTTCCTCGGCGATGATGTCACGTGCGAGAGGACCAACGGGGCTTCCACGTTCAGAAACCTGCACTTGGAGTACATGCCACGTGGCACCGTCGCTGATTTGGACCCTGCTGACGTGGACGAACGGTTGGTTCGCCGTTACGCTTCCTGCTTGGTTCACGCGCTGCGCCACCTCCACGCTCTTGGCGTTGTTCACTGCGACGTTAAGGGAAGGAACGTGCTAGTTTCCGACGACGGCGGAGCGGTGAAGCTCGCGGATTTTGGATCCGCTGCGGAATATTCCGGCGAGAGTTGCGTTGGTTCGAGGGGGAGTCCGATGTGGATGGCGCCGGAGGTTGTTCGCCGGGAGTACCAGGGGCCGGAGTCTGACGTGTGGTCGTTGGGTTGCACGGTGATTGAGATGGTCACCGGAAAGCCACCGTGGGAGGATCGCGGCGCTGACACGCTGAGTCGGATCGGGTATTCTAGCGAGTTGCCTGAGTTTCCGACTCGGTTATCGGAACTCGGTCGGGACTTCCTAGAGAAGTGTCTGAGAAGGGAGAAGAGTGAGAGGTGGAGCTGCGATCAGCTTCTGCAGCATCCATTTTTGGTCGGTGAGGGTTCCATTAAGGTTTTGGAATCGTCGCCTCGGTGCGTTTTGGACTGGGTGGACTCGGGGTTCGACTCGGACGAAGAAGAAGGAGAGATGAACTGGGAAGGTGAGTGTGTGAGTTCGGCGAAGGGTAGAATTTGTAAATTGGCTACGGGGATAGGGGCAAACTGGGAAACACAGGGATGGATAGTGGTGAGAGCATTGGCATCTGAGTCTGACGAAGAAGCAACGATAATAACAGAAGCAACAGGAAACGGAGAAGAAGGGGTAGTTTCGGAATTCGGAAATGATGTGGCGAGGGTAGAATCGGGAATTGAGGTTGGGGCATGTGGGGAATATTCGGATTTTTGTGGAAGGACAGGAGAGAAAGTTGGAAGGGTAAAATGGGAAAGGCGAAAGAACAAAAGGTTGGTGTGGCGGCGGTGGAAGCTCCACCGGCAGGGTGGTGGTTGTGGCAATAAGTGGGAAAATGAGTTGGATAAGAATGGGATTAAAGGAATATTCACAATTTACAGCTTGCAttgtaaaatatttaatttgtatTATTATCTAATTTTCTCAGTATTTATTATCAATAAATTATGTCTTTCGAGCACACTTAATTGTTTTACTGTATGCGACATGGAAAATTCGTTAAatataagaaaaaattaa